The Oryzias latipes chromosome 16, ASM223467v1 genome includes a region encoding these proteins:
- the LOC110016742 gene encoding serine/threonine-protein kinase pim-3-like — MQKAADGEVGSTAAVSLLDHYDQEDDLILVMERPTPVECLFDYRVKKPMLEEDETKIILKQLVKAAKELEDREIFHQDIKMENILVETSSTVPRVRLIDFGLSSFTKRDIMHTFVWETTCQDPPEFTHCRSYSAGPTTVWQVGVVTFELLHESPFHAQRFFWKDLKPRPELSKDCKDFLEKCLASLPHCRPALEDLLLHPWLSG, encoded by the exons ATGCAAAAGGCGGCTGATGGAGAGGTGGGGTCCACAGCTGCTGTGTCACTGCTTGACCACTATGACCAGGAAGACGACTTGATCCTAGTCATGGAGAGACCCACGCCAGTCGAATGCCTATTCGACTATAGAGTCAAAAAACCGATGCTGGAAGAAGACGAGACCAAG ATCATCCTGAAGCAGCTTGTAAAAGCTGCTAAAGAGCTGGAAGACAGGGAAATCTTCCACCAGGATATCAAAATGGAGAACATCCTGGTGGAGACCAGCTCCACTGTCCCGCGTGTCCGCCTTATTGATTTCGGCCTCAGCAGCTTCACAAAGAGGGACATAATGCACACATTTGTCTGGG aaacgaCGTGTCAAGACCCCCCTGAATTCACACATTGCCGCTCCTATTCAGCCGGGCCCACCACGGTGTGGCAGGTTGGGGTGGTAACATtcgaacttctgcacgaaagtCCTTTCCATGCCCAAAGATTTTTTTGGAAGGACTTGAAGCCACGCCCGGAGCTgtctaaag actgcaaggacttCCTGGAGAAATGTCTGGCCTCACTCCCACACTGCAGGCCAGCATTAGAAGATCTCCTTCTTCATCCATGGCTGAGTGGATAA
- the hacl1 gene encoding 2-hydroxyacyl-CoA lyase 1 encodes MAEVTGAELIAEALKTQKVEYMFGIVGVPIIEVAMAAQAAGIKYVGMRNEQAACYAASAIGYLTGRPGACLVVSGPGLIHALGGMANANVNCWPVVVIGGSSDRNQETTGAFQEFPQVEACRLYSKFSARPSSLEAIPSVIEKAVRTSIYGRPGACYVDIAGDMVNAKVNRSKVKGVSCCPPPPVSLADHSAVTEAICALKAAKTPLVIIGKGAAYGRAEALLRQFVEISGLPFLPTPMGKGVIPDDHPNCVAAARSRALLQADVVLLFGARLNWILHFGLPPRFNPNVKIIQVDLCAEEMSNNVKSVALLGDIGAIVTQLLTCVREHGWKYPSNTEWWGSLKEKIAANAEISKGLALNTTLPMNYYTVFHHISQQLPHDCIIVSEGANTMDIGRTMLNNYLPRHRLDAGTFGTMGVGLGFAIAAAAVEKSRDKSRRVVCVEGDSAFGFSGMEVETMCRYNLPVVIIVVNNNGIYSGLDPEAWKEMAKMGDLTSIAPPVSLLPDARYDQVMTAFGGQGFLVRTAEELKSALELSLSDWDRPSLLNVLIDPSSDRKQQDFPWLTRSNL; translated from the exons ATGGCTGAGGTGACTGGAGCTGAACTGATAGCAGAGGCCCTGAAGACTcag AAAGTGGAGTATATGTTTGGGATAGTTGGGGTTCCTATCATTGAAGTGGCCATGGCCGCTCAGGCTGCTGGGATCAAATATGTAGGAATGCGCAATGAGCAGGCG GCCTGCTATGCTGCATCTGCCATTGGATACCTCACCGGGAG ACCAGGTGCCTGTCTGGTTGTATCTGGACCTGGACTTATTCACGCCCTGGGTGGGATGGCCAATGCTAACGTGAACTGCTG GCCTGTGGTTGTCATTGGGGGGTCATCAGATCGGAACCAGGAAACAACAGGAGCCTTTCAGGAGTTCCCTCAG GTGGAGGCGTGCCGTCTGTACAGCAAATTTTCTGCCAGACCCAGCAGTCTAGAGGCAATCCCCTCAGTCATAGAGAAG GCAGTCCGCACAAGCATATACGGGCGCCCAGGAGCTTGTTATGTGGACATTGCAGGAGACATGGTCAATGCCAAAGTTAACAGGAGCAAAGTCAA GGGAGTCTCCTGCTGCCCACCTCCACCTGTGAGTTTGGCTGACCACAGTGCTGTCACAGAGGCCATCTGTGCCCTCAAGGCAGCTAAGACACCTTTAGTGATCATTGGCAAAG GGGCAGCCTATGGAAGAGCAGAGGCTTTACTGCGGCAGTTTGTGGAAATCAGCGGTTTGCCATTTCTCCCCACACCGATGGGAAAAGGAGTCATCCCTGATGATCACCCCAACTGTGTGGCAGCTGCCCGCTCACG AGCTCTTCTCCAAGCTGATGTTGTGCTTCTGTTTGGAGCCCGACTGAACTGGAtcctgcattttgggcttccaccCAGGTTTAACCCAAATGTTAAAATCATACAG GTTGACCTCTGTGCTGAGGAAATGAGTAACAATGTGAAGTCAGTTGCTCTGTTGGGAGATATTGGAGCCATCGTCACTCAG CTTTTGACATGTGTCCGTGAACACGGCTGGAAATATCCCTCAAATACAGAATGGTGGGGCTCTCTGAAGGAGAAAATCGCTGCAAATGCAGAAATATCAAAG GGCCTGGCTCTGAACACAACACTGCCGATGAACTACTACACAGTATTTCATCACATTTCCCAGCAGCTGCCTCACGACTGCATCATTGTCAGTGAGGGTGCAAACACCATGGACATCGGACGCACTATGCTGAACAACTATTTACCTCGACACAG GTTGGACGCTGGTACCTTCGGGACAATGGGAGTGGGCCTTGGCTTTGCCATAGCGGCAGCTGCCGTGGAAAAGAGCAGAGACAAAAGCAGAAGAGTCGTCTGTGTGGAAGGAGACAGTGCCTTTGGATTTTCTGGCATGGAAGTTGAGACCATGTGCAG ATACAATCTTCCTGTTGTCATCATTGTGGTCAATAATAATGGGATATACAGCGGACTGGATCCTGAAGCATGGAAGGAAATGGCAAAAATGGGGGATCTGACCTCTAT AGCCCCGCCTGTGTCCCTCCTACCTGATGCTCGCTACGATCAGGTGATGACAGCCTTCGGGGGTCAGGGGTTCCTGGTGCGGACAGCGGAGGAGCTGAAGAGCGCCTTGGAGCTCAGCTTGAGCGACTGGGACAGGCCAAGCCTCCTCAATGTGCTCATTGACCCTTCCTCCGACAGAAAGCAGCAG GACTTTCCATGGCTCACTCGCTCCAACCTCTGA
- the colq gene encoding acetylcholinesterase collagenic tail peptide, translating into MTLFTFGLYLQLWLSYGLAQSPFLDSFFSFPAALASREQRKRFDPCCLLSPPPPPLFPPPPSIWRSYTPKEEISHRGSESDFDYEEKGSDCVRGLPDPPKYQGPPGLPGIRGPKGEKGEIGRPGQKGRTGPPGLPGKPGLPGWPGPSGAKGEKGDPGLMGLPGGRGPIGPRGLPGYKGEKGSRGDHGERGIKGDKGAMGFPGMLGQKGEMGPKGEPGNSGNRGPTGRPGKRGKQGVKGDPGRIGLMGPIGPQGPPGHPGPPGLPATGLYMVGAKGARGPPGPPGRCGCSSLSNSPFNDYPSTPNYPKVPVIFVVSNEEELERLHTDNALAFRKDQRSLYFKDIDGWLPIQTFPFQLSPFQSMENAPDDEGYCGDGIVQPSNGEECDDGNRVVTDHCVKCKHAYCGDGYRFEGAEECDGKDFGYQTCNSYLPGSYGYLRCTPNCALDSTNCKYFT; encoded by the exons ATGACTCTTTTCACATTTGGACTTTATCTGCAGCTCTGGCTTTCTTATGGCCTAGCTCAGTCTCCATTTCTGGacagtttcttttcatttcctgcaG CTCTCGCATCCCGGGAGCAGCGGAAAAGATTCGACCCATGCTGTTTACTGAGTCCACCTCCACCCCCGCTCTTTCCTCCACCCCCTTCAATTTGGCGCAGCTACACACCA AAGGAAGAGATTTCACATCGTGGCAGTGAGTCTGACTTCGACTATGAAGAAAAAGGCTCTGATTGTGTCAGAGGCCTTCCTGATCCCCCTAAATATCAG ggTCCGCCTGGATTACCTGGAATAAGAGGGCCTAAAGGAGAAAAG GGAGAAATCGGAAGGCCTGGGCAAAAG GGTCGAACTGGGCCTCCTGGACTCCCAGGGAAGCCAGGACTACCCGGATGGCCAGGACCAAGTGGGGCCAAA ggagAAAAAGGTGACCCAGGGTTGATGGGTCTGCCTGGAGGCAGGGGACCAATTGGGCCAAGG GGTTTGCCCGGATATAAAGGAGAAAAG GGTTCACGAGGTGACCATGGTGAGAGGGGAATAAAGGGAGACAAG GGTGCCATGGGCTTTCCAGGAATGCTTGGACAGaag GGTGAAATGGGCCCCAAAGGAGAACCTGGAAACTCAGGTAACAGAGGACCCACAGGCCGACCAGGGAAGAGAGGCAAGCAG GGAGTGAAAGGAGACCCCGGGAGAATTGGTCTTATGGGACCCATTGGCCCACAGGGACCTCCAGGCCACCCGGGTCCACCAGGTTTACCTGCCACAG GGCTCTACATGGTTGGAGCAAAAGGTGCGCGTGGTCCACCCGGGCCTCCTGGAAGGTGTGGTTGTAGCTCTCTCAGCAATTCTCCATTCAATGATTATCCTTCTACACCAAACTACCCCAAAGTACCTGTG ATATTTGTGGTGAGCAACGAGGAGGAACTAGAGCGCCTTCATACAGACAACGCTCTTGCATTCCGAAAGGACCAGAGGTCTCTCTATTTTAAAGACATTGATGGCTGGCTGCCAATCCAG ACTTTTCCATTCCAGCTGTCACCTTTCCAGTCCATGGAAAACGCACCTGATGATGAAGGGTACTGTGGGGATGGGATTGTGCAGCCCTCCAATGGAGAGGAGTGTGACGATGGAAACAGAGTGGTAACCGACCACTGCGTCA AGTGTAAACATGCCTACTGTGGAGATGGATACCGCTTTGAAGGCGCTGAGGAGTGTGATGGAAAAGATTTCGGATACCAGACGTGTAATTCATATCTTCCAGG gTCGTACGGTTACCTCAGGTGTACACCAAACTGTGCACTTGACTCCACAAACTGCAAGTATTTTACTTGA